In Vibrio tritonius, the following are encoded in one genomic region:
- the surA gene encoding peptidylprolyl isomerase SurA: protein MNLWKHALISVATMLTITSTAFAKPVELDGVAVIVNDGVILQSDITNAIKTIKASASKSAKSLPDDKVLRDQVIEKLTLDTLQEQEAKRIGVKIDDASLTQAIKDIAKRNKQTVAQLTKSVQEEGLTYGEFREQIRKEMEINEARNALVRRRINIIPAEVDNMAKLLAKETNASVQYQISHIQLRYNDTNRAQITAQAKKIVTQLKAGADFSQLAMSVSKGPKALEGGDWGWMRKEEMPTIFADQLKDHKKGDIIGPFTSGAGIHILKISDVKGLQSVAVTEVNARHILIKPSIILSDEGAKKELNGFIRQIKSGEATFGELAQQYSQDPGSASQKGELGYQTPDMYVPEFKHQVETLPVGQISQPFKTVHGWHIVEVLDRRKVDKTDAAMKNKAYRILFNRKFNEEASAWLQELRAGAYVEVLKGDDSDR, encoded by the coding sequence ATGAACTTGTGGAAACACGCCTTAATTAGTGTCGCAACTATGCTGACGATTACCTCCACGGCTTTCGCTAAACCCGTTGAGCTTGACGGTGTAGCAGTCATCGTTAACGATGGCGTTATTCTCCAGAGTGATATCACCAACGCGATCAAAACTATTAAAGCTAGTGCAAGCAAAAGCGCAAAAAGTCTACCTGACGATAAAGTACTACGTGATCAGGTCATTGAAAAACTGACTCTAGATACCTTACAAGAGCAAGAAGCTAAACGTATTGGTGTAAAAATTGATGATGCCAGTTTAACGCAAGCCATTAAGGACATTGCCAAACGTAATAAACAAACTGTTGCTCAACTGACAAAATCGGTTCAGGAAGAAGGATTAACCTACGGAGAGTTTCGTGAACAAATCCGCAAAGAAATGGAGATTAACGAGGCTCGTAATGCATTAGTGCGCCGTCGAATCAATATCATTCCGGCGGAAGTAGACAACATGGCTAAGTTGCTGGCAAAAGAAACCAATGCCTCTGTGCAATACCAAATTAGCCATATTCAACTTCGCTACAACGATACCAATCGAGCACAAATCACTGCACAAGCGAAAAAAATCGTTACTCAGTTAAAAGCAGGTGCTGACTTTAGCCAATTGGCTATGAGTGTTTCTAAAGGGCCCAAAGCACTAGAAGGTGGTGACTGGGGATGGATGCGTAAAGAAGAAATGCCAACCATCTTCGCAGACCAACTTAAAGACCACAAAAAAGGCGATATTATTGGTCCTTTCACTAGTGGCGCAGGTATCCACATTCTAAAAATCAGCGATGTTAAAGGACTTCAATCTGTGGCGGTCACTGAAGTGAACGCACGTCATATTTTGATTAAACCAAGTATCATCCTTAGCGATGAAGGGGCGAAAAAAGAGTTAAATGGCTTTATTCGTCAAATCAAATCAGGTGAAGCAACCTTTGGTGAACTGGCTCAACAATATAGCCAAGACCCAGGTTCTGCCTCGCAAAAAGGCGAGCTAGGCTACCAAACTCCAGACATGTATGTTCCCGAGTTTAAGCACCAAGTAGAAACACTGCCTGTGGGTCAAATCAGCCAACCATTTAAAACAGTCCATGGTTGGCATATTGTAGAAGTACTTGATCGCCGCAAAGTCGACAAAACCGACGCTGCGATGAAAAATAAAGCTTATCGAATTCTGTTTAATCGTAAGTTCAATGAAGAAGCAAGTGCATGGCTACAAGAGTTACGCGCTGGCGCCTACGTTGAAGTACTCAAAGGTGATGACAGTGACCGTTAG
- the lptD gene encoding LPS assembly protein LptD, whose translation MLRFPRTFLAASISAALFAPQTQAEDSQVTRSTEISGIEQCAAPQLEEKNSQEQPINVEADKLEAINGDKATYSGNVVVTQGTKRIKANNVTLHQKENVVVAEGDVQFNDGQVKTRSDKATNNLNSDQMTLENTDYQFLCQPGRGHAVYISRTGKAVYQIEDGSITSCPEGDSSWRFVASSIDIDQDEEEATFYNPRFEIQNVPVMYLPMLTVPIGDTRKTGFLYPSVSYGSQDGMEIEVPFYWNLAPNYDLETTLHYMQKRGTQLNSKFRYLTDLGSGEITSEYLPEDNQYEDDSARWGFQYEHNGIYEKNWKFTIDYSKVSDIDYFSDLSSSVGNREDGQLMQEGEAQYRTQNWDASILVRNFQLLTESSSDLPYKLLPQLSYNYYAPEVMRYLDFDLKSHVARFENDSDNKPSATRVHIEPGLTIPLGNTWGTWTTDARVLGTYYQQDLNNIDLTDIKADGYDLKESTSRVVPEFRSHAGITLESNDKVLGEYTQTLEPQVQYLYIPKVDQKDIYSYYDTTLLQTDYYGLFRSHRYSSIDYIASANQLSYGATTRFFDDQYKERFNVSFGQIFYFHSASTPQDVDEEEGSSDFSAWAIETDFNYDDYLFYHGGIQYDTHKDSVQTGNSTLEYRFDQGYVQANYRYVSLDYIQEQASFITKDNYRNYTTDGISQAGLLGAYQITPKWYATGQYFYDLTIDEPLEWIAGLRYTSDCWYLGFTYSRELDHWNSTLYNYPDATPVYENNFGISFGITGLGTNMGTDLISSSSSLGYGRPFFLNN comes from the coding sequence ATGTTACGTTTTCCCCGCACGTTTTTAGCCGCTTCCATTAGTGCGGCTCTATTCGCGCCTCAAACTCAAGCTGAAGACAGCCAAGTGACTCGTTCAACAGAGATTAGCGGCATCGAACAATGCGCAGCTCCTCAGTTAGAAGAGAAAAACTCGCAAGAACAGCCTATCAATGTAGAGGCAGATAAGCTAGAAGCAATTAATGGTGATAAAGCTACTTACTCGGGTAATGTGGTAGTGACTCAAGGCACCAAACGCATTAAAGCCAATAACGTTACATTGCACCAAAAAGAAAACGTCGTTGTTGCTGAAGGTGATGTTCAATTTAATGATGGCCAAGTCAAAACACGTTCGGATAAGGCGACCAATAACCTTAACTCCGATCAAATGACCTTAGAAAACACTGATTACCAATTCTTATGCCAACCAGGCCGTGGGCATGCGGTCTACATTTCACGCACTGGTAAAGCGGTTTATCAAATTGAAGACGGCTCCATCACCTCTTGTCCCGAAGGGGATAGTTCATGGCGTTTTGTTGCATCAAGCATCGACATTGACCAAGACGAAGAAGAAGCTACTTTTTACAACCCTCGTTTTGAAATTCAAAACGTTCCTGTCATGTATTTACCGATGCTAACCGTACCTATCGGTGACACACGTAAAACAGGCTTCCTCTACCCTAGCGTCTCTTACGGCTCACAAGATGGTATGGAGATAGAAGTTCCCTTTTACTGGAACTTGGCTCCGAACTACGATTTAGAAACCACTTTGCACTACATGCAAAAACGAGGTACTCAACTTAACAGTAAATTTCGCTATCTAACCGATTTAGGTAGTGGTGAAATCACCTCTGAGTATCTTCCAGAAGATAACCAGTACGAAGACGATAGTGCTCGTTGGGGTTTCCAATATGAGCACAATGGTATTTACGAAAAAAACTGGAAATTCACTATCGATTACTCAAAAGTAAGCGATATCGATTACTTCTCTGACTTAAGCTCTAGTGTGGGTAACCGTGAAGACGGTCAGTTAATGCAAGAAGGTGAAGCTCAGTATCGTACTCAAAACTGGGATGCTTCCATCTTGGTTCGTAACTTCCAGCTGTTGACCGAAAGCTCTAGCGATTTACCTTATAAATTATTACCTCAGCTATCGTATAACTACTATGCGCCGGAAGTGATGCGTTATTTGGATTTCGATCTAAAAAGCCACGTCGCACGGTTTGAAAATGATTCAGACAACAAACCATCCGCAACCCGCGTACACATAGAGCCGGGATTAACTATTCCACTGGGCAATACTTGGGGAACGTGGACCACAGACGCTCGTGTGCTTGGAACCTACTATCAACAAGATCTGAATAACATTGATTTAACCGACATAAAAGCCGATGGGTATGACCTGAAAGAGAGTACTTCTCGCGTTGTGCCAGAGTTTCGTAGCCATGCCGGTATTACACTTGAAAGTAATGACAAGGTGTTGGGTGAATACACTCAAACACTAGAGCCTCAAGTACAGTATCTCTACATACCTAAGGTAGACCAGAAAGATATCTACTCATACTACGATACTACCCTGCTGCAAACGGACTACTACGGTTTGTTCCGCTCACATCGTTATAGCAGTATCGACTATATCGCCTCGGCTAACCAACTAAGCTACGGTGCAACTACTCGTTTCTTTGACGATCAGTATAAAGAACGTTTCAATGTGTCATTTGGTCAGATATTTTACTTCCATTCAGCATCAACCCCACAAGACGTTGATGAGGAAGAAGGCAGCTCTGATTTTTCTGCTTGGGCGATTGAAACCGACTTCAACTACGATGATTACTTGTTCTACCATGGCGGTATTCAGTACGACACGCATAAAGACAGCGTACAAACCGGTAATAGCACTCTGGAATACCGTTTTGACCAAGGTTATGTACAAGCTAACTATCGTTATGTGAGTTTGGATTACATCCAAGAACAAGCCAGCTTTATCACCAAAGATAACTATCGTAACTACACCACAGATGGTATTTCTCAAGCAGGCCTTTTAGGCGCATATCAAATTACGCCAAAATGGTACGCCACGGGTCAATATTTCTATGATTTAACAATCGATGAACCTTTAGAGTGGATCGCTGGTCTACGTTATACGTCGGATTGTTGGTACTTAGGGTTTACCTATAGTAGAGAACTGGATCACTGGAATAGCACCCTGTATAACTACCCAGATGCAACGCCTGTTTATGAAAACAACTTTGGTATCAGCTTTGGTATCACAGGGTTAGGCACCAATATGGGTACAGACCTAATCTCTAGCAGTAGCTCCTTGGGCTACGGCCGACCATTTTTCCTAAATAACTAA
- the djlA gene encoding co-chaperone DjlA has translation MQIFGKILGAFFGFLFGGPIGAIFGLFLGHQFDKARRLSQAGFSSGRFGGPSQAERQQEFFNSAFAVMGHVAKAKGQVTRQEIQLATQVMDRMGLVGEPRKAAQDAFRQGKESSFPLEQVLEKIRLITAGRYDLLQFFLELQVSSAFADGDLHPSERELLFKIAAGLGFSAAQLEQRLRMQEAAFRFQQGGFGGQGSQHSGGQSSWQQASTKDQLADAYEVLGVSADADEKTIKRAYRKLMNEHHPDKLMAKGLPPEMMNVAKEKSQQIQHAYDLIKKAKGIH, from the coding sequence ATGCAGATTTTTGGCAAAATTCTTGGCGCTTTCTTTGGGTTCCTATTTGGTGGACCTATTGGCGCTATTTTCGGGTTATTTCTTGGGCACCAATTTGATAAAGCAAGACGATTAAGTCAAGCAGGTTTTAGCTCTGGTCGGTTTGGTGGACCAAGCCAAGCAGAGAGGCAGCAGGAATTTTTTAATTCAGCCTTTGCCGTTATGGGGCATGTTGCCAAAGCAAAAGGGCAGGTGACTCGTCAAGAAATCCAACTAGCGACTCAAGTCATGGATCGTATGGGATTGGTTGGCGAGCCAAGAAAAGCTGCGCAAGATGCTTTTCGCCAAGGTAAAGAGTCATCGTTCCCTTTAGAGCAAGTATTGGAAAAAATACGCTTAATTACCGCTGGCCGTTATGACTTATTACAGTTTTTCTTGGAGTTGCAAGTCTCATCAGCCTTTGCCGATGGCGATCTTCACCCAAGCGAACGAGAGTTGTTATTTAAAATTGCAGCAGGGCTTGGTTTCTCAGCCGCTCAACTAGAGCAACGTTTACGGATGCAAGAAGCGGCATTTCGTTTTCAACAAGGCGGATTCGGTGGCCAAGGTTCGCAGCACAGCGGTGGTCAATCAAGTTGGCAACAAGCCAGCACGAAAGATCAATTGGCGGATGCATACGAAGTGTTAGGTGTGAGTGCGGATGCCGATGAGAAGACCATCAAACGCGCTTATCGTAAATTAATGAATGAACACCATCCGGATAAGTTGATGGCGAAAGGGCTACCACCTGAAATGATGAACGTCGCGAAAGAAAAGTCACAGCAAATTCAACATGCGTATGATTTGATAAAAAAAGCGAAAGGTATCCACTAA
- the mltC gene encoding membrane-bound lytic murein transglycosylase MltC, translating to MRQFVYPLAALLFISCTLVGCSREMVESIYNVDFEPSNRFAKNLARLPGQYQKDTAALDALINSFSGNIEKKWGSREIKIAGKRNYVKYIDNYLSRTDVNFDTGVIMVETVASTEPKQHLKNAIITTLLTPDNPSQVDLFSSQNIQLKGQPFLYKQVVDQDKQPIQWSWRANRYADYLIAHHLKTKEVDFKKAYYVEIPMVEDQVEIRSYQYANIVRKASQRYGIPEDLIYAIIKTESSFNPYAVSWANAYGLMQVVPKTAGRDVFNLVKNRSGQPSPKYLFNPENNIDVGTAYFYLLKTRYLKQVNNPISLEYSMISAYNGGTGGVLNTFSRDRSRAVRDINRLQPNQVYWALTKKHPNAESRRYLEKVTQYKKEFNKH from the coding sequence ATGAGACAGTTTGTTTACCCCTTAGCTGCGTTACTCTTTATCAGCTGCACTTTGGTTGGTTGTAGTCGAGAAATGGTTGAAAGTATATATAACGTCGACTTTGAACCCTCTAATCGATTTGCCAAAAATCTGGCTCGGCTTCCCGGACAATACCAAAAAGACACCGCAGCGCTAGATGCCTTAATTAATAGTTTTTCTGGCAACATTGAAAAGAAATGGGGCAGTCGAGAGATCAAAATAGCGGGTAAGCGTAACTACGTTAAATACATCGACAACTACCTAAGCCGTACCGATGTTAACTTCGATACCGGGGTTATTATGGTTGAAACGGTAGCATCAACAGAACCCAAACAACACTTAAAAAATGCCATTATCACTACCCTACTCACCCCCGACAACCCATCGCAAGTAGACCTTTTTTCCTCACAAAACATTCAGTTAAAAGGGCAACCCTTTCTCTACAAACAAGTTGTCGACCAAGATAAACAGCCCATTCAATGGAGCTGGCGTGCCAATCGTTACGCCGATTACTTAATTGCTCACCACCTAAAAACCAAAGAGGTTGATTTCAAAAAAGCCTACTACGTCGAGATTCCAATGGTAGAAGATCAAGTTGAGATCCGCAGCTATCAATATGCCAATATCGTGCGTAAGGCATCACAACGTTATGGCATTCCGGAAGATCTCATCTACGCGATCATAAAAACCGAAAGTAGCTTTAACCCCTATGCGGTAAGTTGGGCAAATGCCTACGGCCTAATGCAAGTCGTACCCAAAACGGCAGGTAGAGATGTATTTAACCTTGTAAAAAATCGTTCTGGCCAACCATCGCCAAAGTACTTATTTAATCCAGAAAACAACATTGATGTGGGTACAGCCTATTTCTACCTACTTAAAACTCGCTATTTAAAACAGGTAAATAATCCCATTTCTTTAGAATACAGTATGATTTCCGCCTACAACGGGGGAACCGGTGGGGTATTAAATACCTTTAGTCGTGATAGAAGTCGTGCAGTAAGAGACATAAACCGCTTACAACCTAACCAAGTGTATTGGGCATTAACTAAAAAACATCCGAATGCGGAGTCTCGTCGTTACCTCGAAAAGGTGACTCAATACAAAAAAGAGTTTAATAAGCACTAA
- a CDS encoding oxidative damage protection protein, which produces MSRTVFCARLQKEAEGLDFQLYPGELGKRIFDSISKEAWAEWQHKQTMLINEKKLNMMDPEHRKLLETEMVNFLFEGQDVHIEGYTPPSE; this is translated from the coding sequence ATGAGTCGCACTGTTTTTTGTGCCCGCCTGCAAAAAGAAGCTGAAGGATTGGATTTTCAGCTCTATCCGGGAGAACTGGGCAAACGTATATTTGACTCAATTTCAAAAGAAGCATGGGCTGAATGGCAACATAAACAAACCATGCTCATCAATGAAAAGAAACTGAACATGATGGACCCTGAACATCGTAAACTGCTTGAAACTGAAATGGTTAATTTCCTTTTCGAAGGACAGGATGTTCACATCGAGGGTTATACTCCACCAAGTGAGTAA
- the mutY gene encoding A/G-specific adenine glycosylase, translating into MTPFAKSILDWYEAYGRKELPWQQNKTAYSVWLSEIMLQQTQVATVIPYYQRFIERFPTVADLAAAPQDEVLHYWTGLGYYARARNLHKAAQTVMEQYQGEFPQELTAMNALPGIGRSTAAAVLSSVYKLPHAILDGNVKRTLARYYAVDGWPGQKKVEEQLWQYAEQNTPSIDVDKYNQAMMDMGAMICTRSKPKCSLCPISAGCQALTQGNPQDYPGKKPKKEKPVKETWFVMLHHNDEVWLEQRPQVGIWGGLYSFPEHKNAQVSDVLARLGVEDQQIKRQQTLIAFRHTFSHYHLDITPILIELVTKPNVIMEDNKGLWYNLQQPEQIGLAAPVKQLLESLPFELMN; encoded by the coding sequence GTGACTCCTTTTGCAAAATCGATCCTTGATTGGTACGAAGCCTATGGACGTAAAGAGCTCCCATGGCAACAAAACAAAACCGCTTACAGCGTTTGGTTATCGGAGATCATGCTCCAACAAACGCAGGTAGCAACGGTAATTCCTTACTACCAGCGGTTTATTGAACGTTTCCCTACCGTAGCTGACTTAGCTGCGGCACCACAAGACGAGGTACTCCACTACTGGACCGGTTTGGGCTATTACGCCCGTGCCCGTAACCTACATAAAGCAGCTCAAACGGTAATGGAACAGTATCAAGGTGAATTTCCTCAAGAATTAACCGCGATGAATGCTCTACCCGGCATTGGTCGCTCAACTGCAGCAGCGGTTCTTTCTTCTGTTTATAAACTGCCTCACGCCATTTTGGACGGAAATGTCAAAAGGACACTAGCGCGTTACTACGCCGTGGACGGATGGCCAGGACAGAAAAAAGTTGAAGAACAACTTTGGCAATATGCAGAACAAAATACGCCAAGTATCGACGTGGATAAATACAATCAAGCCATGATGGATATGGGCGCAATGATCTGTACCCGCAGCAAGCCTAAATGTAGCTTGTGTCCTATCTCAGCAGGTTGCCAAGCGCTAACTCAAGGTAACCCACAAGATTATCCGGGCAAAAAACCTAAAAAAGAAAAACCAGTAAAGGAAACATGGTTTGTCATGCTCCACCACAATGACGAAGTATGGTTAGAGCAGAGACCACAAGTGGGTATTTGGGGTGGGCTATACAGTTTCCCAGAGCATAAAAATGCGCAAGTTAGTGACGTTCTTGCCCGTTTAGGTGTCGAAGATCAACAGATCAAGCGACAACAAACCTTGATCGCTTTTCGTCACACATTTAGTCACTATCATCTCGATATTACTCCTATTCTTATCGAGTTAGTGACAAAACCCAACGTGATAATGGAAGACAACAAAGGTCTTTGGTATAACTTACAACAACCAGAACAAATAGGTTTAGCTGCTCCAGTGAAACAACTGCTGGAAAGCCTGCCATTTGAATTGATGAACTAA
- the trmB gene encoding tRNA (guanosine(46)-N7)-methyltransferase TrmB — protein sequence MSEVTTNEFTEDGKIVRKIRSFVRREGRLTKGQEAALNECWPTMGIDYQNQLLDWNEVFGNDNPVVLEIGFGMGASLVEMAKNAPEKNFIGIEVHSPGVGACLSAAREAGVTNLRVMCHDAVEVFEHMIPNSSLSTLQLFFPDPWHKKRHHKRRIVQLEFAEMVRQKLQVETGIFHMATDWENYAEHMIEVMNQAPGYENIATDGDYIPRPDERPLTKFEARGHRLGHGVWDIKFKRTR from the coding sequence ATGAGTGAAGTAACCACAAATGAGTTTACTGAAGACGGTAAAATCGTACGAAAAATTCGTAGTTTCGTACGCCGTGAAGGTCGACTAACAAAAGGTCAGGAAGCCGCTTTAAATGAGTGCTGGCCAACAATGGGAATTGATTACCAAAACCAATTACTCGATTGGAATGAAGTATTTGGTAACGACAATCCAGTGGTACTGGAAATTGGTTTTGGCATGGGAGCATCTTTAGTTGAAATGGCTAAAAATGCGCCTGAGAAAAACTTTATTGGTATCGAAGTTCACAGTCCGGGTGTTGGCGCTTGTTTATCAGCTGCGCGTGAGGCCGGTGTGACTAACTTGCGCGTGATGTGTCATGATGCGGTTGAAGTGTTTGAGCACATGATTCCTAATAGCAGCCTAAGCACATTGCAACTATTTTTCCCAGACCCATGGCATAAAAAACGTCACCATAAACGCCGTATTGTGCAGCTTGAATTTGCAGAAATGGTTCGTCAGAAACTGCAAGTGGAAACGGGTATCTTCCACATGGCGACAGACTGGGAAAACTACGCTGAACACATGATTGAAGTGATGAATCAAGCGCCTGGTTATGAAAATATCGCAACCGATGGCGATTACATTCCTCGTCCGGACGAGCGTCCATTGACGAAGTTTGAAGCCCGTGGCCATCGTTTAGGACATGGTGTTTGGGATATTAAATTTAAGCGTACTCGCTGA
- the glsB gene encoding glutaminase B, with translation MKPTQEILATILDEVRPLIGQGKVANYIPALANVPNQKLGIAVFTNTGEVISAGDADEGFSIQSISKVLSLTLAMRLYEPEELWTRVGKEPSGQAFNSLIQLEMEQGIPRNPFINAGAIVVSDMLQSRLSAPRQRLLDFSRFLCGNEQVFYDKVVAASEMMHSDRNAAIAYLMRSFGNFENEVIPVLTNYFHACSLRMSCVDLAKTFSYLANKGKSVITGDEVITSTQSKQMNALLATCGLYDGAGEFAYRVGMPGKSGVGGGIIAIVPGEMTIAVWSPELDKSGNSLAGTRALELLAKRIGRSIF, from the coding sequence ATGAAACCGACACAAGAGATTTTGGCGACGATTTTGGATGAAGTTCGCCCACTAATTGGTCAAGGGAAGGTGGCAAATTACATTCCTGCGCTGGCGAATGTGCCAAATCAAAAGCTAGGTATTGCGGTATTTACTAACACTGGCGAAGTGATTAGTGCTGGTGATGCCGATGAAGGTTTCTCTATTCAATCGATCTCTAAAGTGCTGAGTTTAACCCTCGCTATGCGCTTATATGAGCCAGAGGAATTGTGGACAAGAGTTGGTAAGGAGCCTTCTGGTCAGGCATTTAACTCATTGATTCAGCTTGAAATGGAGCAGGGTATTCCACGTAATCCATTTATCAATGCTGGGGCTATTGTTGTTTCTGATATGTTGCAGAGTCGCTTGAGCGCACCGCGTCAACGCTTGCTCGATTTTTCCCGTTTTTTGTGTGGCAATGAACAGGTATTTTACGACAAAGTGGTTGCAGCATCGGAAATGATGCATAGCGACCGTAATGCGGCTATTGCGTATTTGATGCGTTCATTTGGTAACTTCGAAAATGAAGTAATACCTGTACTAACCAACTATTTTCATGCTTGTTCGTTACGCATGAGTTGTGTTGATTTAGCTAAAACATTCAGCTATTTGGCTAATAAAGGTAAGTCAGTAATTACGGGTGATGAGGTGATCACTTCCACTCAAAGCAAACAGATGAATGCATTACTTGCGACTTGTGGTTTATACGATGGGGCCGGTGAATTTGCTTATCGTGTTGGTATGCCGGGTAAGTCAGGTGTTGGTGGCGGTATTATTGCTATTGTACCGGGTGAAATGACCATTGCAGTCTGGTCGCCAGAGTTGGATAAATCGGGTAACTCATTGGCGGGGACTCGAGCTTTAGAGCTGCTGGCGAAACGCATTGGTCGGTCAATTTTCTAA
- the hemW gene encoding radical SAM family heme chaperone HemW → MLNPPALSLYIHIPWCVQKCPYCDFNSHALKENIPEQEYIAALLEDLDRDIERYQLEQAPRPLHSIFIGGGTPSLISAEGIGALLRGVEQRLPFEDSIEITMEANPGTIEADRFKAYREQGVTRISIGVQSFESSKLKALGRIHGREEAINAANLAHQIGLNSFNLDLMHGLPDQTPEQALADLDQAIELAPPHFSWYQLTIEPNTLFYSKPPVLPDEDDLWDIFEMGHKKLTDAGYVQYEISGYSKPGYQCQHNLNYWRFGDYLGIGCGAHGKLSFTDGRIVRTTKIKHPRGYLAAYQNMVKPYLDSEQLVADEDRPFEFFMNRFRLIEACPKQDFVTTTGLPLNTVAPTINWAIEQGYLDESETHWQITQKGKLFLNDLLEAFMVDEDEDE, encoded by the coding sequence ATGTTAAATCCACCAGCGTTAAGCTTATACATCCATATTCCATGGTGCGTACAAAAATGCCCGTATTGCGACTTTAACTCCCACGCTCTAAAGGAAAATATTCCTGAGCAAGAGTACATTGCGGCACTTTTGGAAGATCTCGATCGCGATATTGAACGTTATCAACTCGAACAAGCGCCGCGCCCGCTGCACTCTATTTTTATTGGTGGCGGCACGCCAAGTTTGATTTCTGCTGAAGGTATCGGCGCCCTACTCCGTGGTGTTGAGCAGCGTTTACCGTTTGAAGACAGTATTGAAATCACCATGGAAGCGAATCCAGGGACCATTGAAGCGGATCGATTCAAAGCCTACAGAGAACAAGGTGTGACCCGTATTTCTATTGGCGTGCAAAGTTTTGAAAGCTCGAAGCTTAAAGCACTCGGTCGAATTCATGGTCGTGAAGAAGCAATCAACGCGGCGAATTTAGCGCACCAGATTGGCTTAAACAGCTTTAACTTGGATTTGATGCATGGTTTGCCCGATCAAACGCCAGAGCAAGCGCTGGCGGATTTAGATCAAGCTATCGAACTCGCACCACCGCATTTTTCTTGGTATCAGTTAACCATTGAGCCAAATACTTTGTTTTACTCCAAACCGCCTGTATTACCAGACGAAGATGACCTATGGGATATTTTCGAAATGGGGCATAAGAAGCTGACCGATGCTGGTTATGTGCAATATGAAATCTCCGGCTATAGCAAACCGGGTTATCAATGCCAGCACAACCTCAATTATTGGCGTTTTGGCGACTATTTAGGGATTGGCTGTGGTGCGCACGGTAAGCTCAGTTTTACCGATGGTCGTATTGTCCGAACCACCAAGATTAAACACCCTCGTGGCTATCTTGCGGCGTATCAAAATATGGTGAAACCGTATTTAGACAGCGAACAGCTTGTCGCCGATGAAGACCGTCCATTTGAGTTCTTTATGAACCGCTTTCGTCTGATTGAAGCATGTCCAAAGCAAGACTTTGTCACGACGACAGGTCTACCGTTGAACACAGTAGCACCAACGATCAATTGGGCGATTGAACAAGGTTACTTAGATGAATCCGAGACTCATTGGCAGATAACGCAGAAAGGTAAACTGTTCCTAAACGATCTGCTTGAAGCCTTTATGGTGGATGAGGACGAAGACGAGTAA
- a CDS encoding XTP/dITP diphosphatase: protein MKKIVLATGNQGKVREMADLLSDFGFDVVAQTELNVSSVPETGTTFIENAIIKARHAAQETGFAAIADDSGLEVDYLKGAPGIYSARYAGEEASDEENLQKLLKAMEGVPEEQRTARFHCVLVLMRHADDPTPLVCHGQWEGRILTETHGTNGFGYDPVFWVPEENCASAELEPARKKQLSHRGKALKKLFAAIEEQHS, encoded by the coding sequence ATGAAAAAAATCGTCCTAGCAACAGGTAATCAAGGTAAAGTTCGTGAAATGGCAGATTTGCTGTCTGATTTTGGTTTTGATGTGGTTGCTCAAACTGAATTAAACGTCTCTTCTGTGCCAGAAACAGGCACCACGTTTATTGAAAACGCCATCATCAAAGCTCGCCATGCGGCGCAAGAAACTGGCTTTGCTGCCATTGCTGATGATTCTGGTCTGGAGGTGGATTACCTAAAAGGCGCTCCGGGTATCTATTCAGCGCGTTATGCAGGTGAAGAGGCATCTGACGAAGAGAACCTACAAAAGCTATTGAAAGCAATGGAAGGCGTGCCTGAAGAGCAGCGTACTGCGCGTTTTCATTGTGTACTGGTTTTGATGCGTCATGCTGACGACCCAACACCATTGGTATGTCACGGTCAGTGGGAAGGTCGCATCCTTACCGAAACTCATGGCACCAATGGCTTTGGTTATGACCCAGTTTTCTGGGTACCTGAGGAAAACTGTGCATCTGCAGAACTCGAACCAGCGCGCAAGAAGCAGCTATCTCACCGTGGTAAAGCACTCAAAAAACTATTTGCAGCGATTGAAGAGCAACATTCTTAA